A DNA window from Janibacter sp. A1S7 contains the following coding sequences:
- a CDS encoding histidine phosphatase family protein — translation MTSTHVHLIRHGESTWNRDGIIQGAHRGVTQPVLTESGRADAARAGLTLAALLGVPGGYRDLSLWSSDLVRALQTAEIISVALRPGGWSASVRNEAGLREQSLGDLEGERADSLPAQEVPDGQHISEVRWGGGESMRDVHDRVGEWFAPALIEQPEHLVVISHEHTIRASLAWLRQRSHREIDWDEPITPGSITTFDVGR, via the coding sequence GTGACCTCGACCCACGTGCACCTGATCCGTCATGGGGAGTCCACCTGGAACCGTGACGGGATCATCCAGGGTGCCCACCGAGGGGTGACGCAGCCCGTCCTCACCGAGTCCGGTCGGGCCGATGCCGCCCGTGCGGGCCTGACCCTGGCGGCCCTGCTCGGGGTGCCCGGCGGGTACCGCGATCTCTCCCTGTGGAGCAGCGACCTCGTGCGGGCGCTGCAGACCGCCGAGATCATCTCCGTGGCCCTGCGCCCGGGTGGCTGGAGCGCCTCCGTGCGCAACGAGGCCGGTCTGCGGGAGCAGTCCCTCGGTGACCTGGAGGGGGAGCGGGCCGACTCCCTCCCGGCCCAGGAGGTCCCCGACGGGCAGCACATCAGCGAGGTCCGCTGGGGAGGTGGCGAGTCGATGCGCGATGTCCACGACCGGGTCGGGGAGTGGTTCGCGCCCGCTCTGATCGAGCAGCCCGAGCACCTCGTCGTGATCAGCCACGAGCACACGATCCGTGCCTCGCTCGCCTGGTTGCGGCAACGCTCGCACCGCGAGATCGACTGGGACGAGCCGATCACGCCCGGCTCGATCACGACCTTCGACGTGGGGCGCTGA
- a CDS encoding thioredoxin domain-containing protein, which yields MANRLANSLSPYLRQHADNPVDWFEWGDEAFAQARQRDVPIFLSVGYAACHWCHVMAHECFEDEQVAGALNDGWVSVKVDREERPDIDAVYMLATQAMTGQGGWPMTVLITPDGEPFFAGTYLPKPQLLQLLDAAGTAWREDHERLMASASGVAGQLAGIADPGPGSPVDEEQVALSVHSLRTTFDDARSGFGGAPKFPPSMTLEHLLRHHARTGDADALAMVERTGEAMARGGIHDQLAGGFARYSVDSEWVVPHFEKMLYDNALLLRVYTHWYRQTGSPLAARVAGSTADFLLRYLRTGDGGFASALDADTVVDGHSVEGATYVWTPAQLVEVLGEDDGARAARLLEVTPEGTFEHGASTLQLLQDPHDPQWWEDVRARLLDARTERPQPALDGKVVTSWNGLAIAALADTGVTLKRPELVDAAATAGRLVLDGHLVEGRLRRTSLAGRVGAAPAVLDDHGNLAEGLLALHRATGATEWLDHAAQVLDLAVHLFHDADGWHDTPIDGEALITRPRGRTDNAEPSGVSAIAGALLTHSAITGKTAHRSLAEEGVAAQSRIITHDPRFAGWALAQAEAMLDGPRQVAIVGEDEGGIAPLRAVAEASPAPGLVIVTGRPDTPGEPLLADRPLVDGQAAAYVCRGFVCERPVTDAEGLQQVLARDL from the coding sequence ATGGCCAACCGACTCGCCAACAGCCTCTCGCCCTACCTGCGCCAGCACGCCGACAACCCGGTCGACTGGTTCGAGTGGGGCGACGAGGCCTTCGCGCAGGCGCGCCAGCGGGACGTGCCGATCTTCCTGTCGGTGGGCTACGCCGCGTGCCACTGGTGCCACGTCATGGCGCACGAGTGCTTCGAGGACGAGCAGGTCGCCGGGGCACTCAACGACGGCTGGGTCAGCGTCAAGGTCGATCGCGAGGAGCGCCCTGACATCGACGCGGTCTACATGCTCGCGACGCAGGCGATGACCGGGCAGGGTGGCTGGCCGATGACCGTGCTCATCACGCCGGACGGCGAGCCCTTCTTCGCCGGGACGTACCTGCCCAAGCCGCAGCTGCTGCAGCTGCTCGACGCCGCGGGCACGGCCTGGCGGGAGGACCACGAGCGCCTGATGGCGAGCGCCTCCGGCGTCGCCGGGCAGCTCGCCGGGATCGCGGACCCCGGGCCCGGCTCCCCCGTCGACGAGGAGCAGGTCGCCCTGTCCGTGCACTCGCTGCGCACGACCTTCGACGACGCCCGGTCCGGCTTCGGGGGCGCCCCGAAGTTTCCGCCGTCGATGACGCTGGAGCACCTGCTGCGCCACCACGCCCGCACCGGGGACGCCGACGCCCTGGCGATGGTCGAGCGCACCGGCGAGGCGATGGCCCGCGGGGGGATCCACGACCAGCTCGCGGGTGGCTTCGCGCGCTACAGCGTCGACTCCGAGTGGGTCGTGCCCCACTTCGAGAAGATGCTCTACGACAACGCGCTCCTGCTGCGCGTCTACACCCACTGGTACCGCCAGACCGGCTCACCGCTCGCGGCCCGGGTGGCCGGGAGCACTGCGGACTTCCTGCTGCGGTACCTGCGCACGGGCGACGGGGGCTTCGCCTCCGCCCTCGACGCGGACACGGTCGTCGACGGGCACTCCGTCGAGGGGGCCACGTACGTGTGGACGCCGGCTCAGCTGGTCGAGGTGCTCGGCGAGGACGACGGCGCCCGCGCGGCGCGATTGCTCGAGGTGACCCCGGAGGGGACATTCGAGCACGGGGCGTCGACGCTGCAGCTGCTGCAGGACCCCCACGACCCGCAGTGGTGGGAGGACGTGCGAGCTCGGCTGCTCGACGCCCGTACCGAGCGCCCCCAGCCGGCCCTCGACGGCAAGGTCGTCACCAGCTGGAACGGATTGGCCATCGCCGCCCTGGCCGACACCGGCGTCACCCTGAAGCGACCCGAGCTCGTCGACGCGGCGGCAACCGCGGGGCGGCTCGTCCTCGACGGGCACCTCGTCGAGGGCCGCCTGCGCCGCACGTCGCTCGCCGGTCGGGTCGGCGCCGCCCCAGCGGTCCTCGACGACCACGGCAACCTCGCGGAGGGTCTGCTGGCCCTGCACCGCGCGACCGGCGCGACCGAGTGGCTCGACCACGCCGCGCAGGTCCTCGACCTGGCCGTCCACCTCTTCCACGACGCCGACGGCTGGCACGACACCCCGATCGACGGCGAGGCCCTGATCACCCGTCCGCGCGGCCGTACCGACAACGCGGAGCCCTCGGGTGTCTCCGCGATCGCCGGCGCGCTCCTGACCCACTCGGCCATCACGGGCAAAACGGCTCACCGCTCCCTCGCGGAGGAGGGCGTCGCGGCGCAGTCGCGGATCATCACCCACGACCCCCGTTTCGCGGGCTGGGCGCTGGCCCAGGCCGAGGCGATGCTCGACGGGCCCCGGCAGGTCGCGATCGTCGGCGAGGACGAAGGGGGGATCGCCCCCCTTCGCGCCGTGGCGGAGGCATCCCCCGCTCCCGGGCTGGTCATCGTCACCGGCCGACCGGACACCCCCGGTGAGCCGCTGCTGGCGGACCGCCCACTCGTGGACGGGCAGGCTGCGGCCTACGTCTGCCGCGGATTCGTCTGCGAGCGCCCGGTCACCGACGCCGAGGGGCTGCAGCAGGTACTGGCCCGCGACCTGTGA